One stretch of Bombina bombina isolate aBomBom1 chromosome 7, aBomBom1.pri, whole genome shotgun sequence DNA includes these proteins:
- the LOC128667152 gene encoding uncharacterized protein LOC128667152 — MIWKQRGFVSADGKTISHTDLINDLLEAIQLPKDIVIIHCRAHTYKSDPISLGNALADKIAKEAAYVSHTPGSTIRMYAVLAPPSCPTDHMLLELQGHATPSDISFWTTNGLTLDENGLFSKEGKVGIPESSAPLFIAQAHGVGHLGIKPTTNLLKQSFYIRGIGDHCKAYINRCVYCLQTNATLPNKAQHDHLPPPTAPFTHLQIDFTHIPK, encoded by the coding sequence atgatatggaaacaacgtggttttgtttcagcagatggcaagaccatctctcatacagacctgattaatgaccttttagaggccatacaactcccaaaggacatagtgatcatacattgccgtgcacatacatacaagtctgaccctatttccttgggtaatgcgcttgcagataaaattgctaaagaggctgcttatgtttctcatacacccggatccaccatccgtatgtatgctgttttagccccaccttcatgtcctacagaccatatgcttcttgaactccagggacatgccactcctagtgacatatctttctggactactaatgggttaactttagatgagaatggtttgttttctaaagaggggaaggtgggcataccggaaagcagtgcaccactctttatagcacaagcccatggtgttggacacctaggtataaaaccaacaactaacttgttgaagcaatctttctacattagaggtataggtgatcattgcaaggcatatattaatagatgtgtatattgcttacagaccaatgcaaccctccccaataaagcccagcatgaccacttacccccacctacagccccattcacacatctacaaattgattttacacatattccaaaa